The proteins below come from a single Acidobacteriota bacterium genomic window:
- the def gene encoding peptide deformylase — translation MPILPIVHYPEPVLLTVGKPVDVFDAELERLVADMFVTMEDARAVGLAAPQVGVGRRLFVMDTPEDEDNERQRHVLINPEIIHVEGEQVGDEGCLSFPGLYQVVKREMRVIARAQNIKGEQIEIDVKDLAARCILHENDHCDGIVFLDRMTPLKSQFAKRKIKTLQKTGKWN, via the coding sequence ATGCCTATCCTGCCGATTGTTCATTATCCGGAGCCAGTCTTATTGACGGTTGGAAAGCCTGTGGATGTCTTTGATGCGGAACTGGAGCGTCTGGTCGCGGATATGTTCGTAACGATGGAGGATGCTCGAGCGGTCGGGCTGGCAGCTCCGCAGGTTGGGGTTGGGCGGCGGTTGTTTGTGATGGACACGCCGGAGGACGAGGACAACGAACGCCAGCGGCATGTATTGATAAACCCGGAAATAATCCACGTCGAAGGCGAACAGGTCGGCGACGAAGGCTGTTTGTCGTTCCCGGGGCTTTATCAGGTCGTCAAGCGGGAAATGCGTGTCATCGCACGGGCGCAAAATATTAAAGGTGAGCAGATAGAAATAGATGTGAAAGATCTGGCCGCAAGGTGTATACTTCACGAAAATGATCATTGCGACGGAATTGTTTTTCTCGACCGAATGACGCCACTAAAGAGCCAGTTCGCCAAGCGCAAGATCAAAACACTACAAAAAACAGGGAAGTGGAACTGA